Below is a window of Tissierellales bacterium DNA.
TAGCTATATCCTTATTGATAATAAATATTCATTCATCCTATAAAGTTCTTAACGCAAAATATAATGAACAGAAAGAAGAAATTTCTCTTTTAGAAAAAGAAAATACAAACAAAGACGAAGAAATTTCAAATTTAAAATCATCCACTGAAACATTTAGAGAAAAAACTGAGGAAGTTGAAGAAAAACTAGAGGAAATTGACAAATTACAAAAACAACTTGAGAAAATGGCAGGTGTTAAAGCGCCTTCAAGGGGTCGAGGCATACATGAAAGAGCAGATTTAAAGGACTCTAAGCCTGAATCGGAAATGGCAGGTTTAAACCAGGTGTTAAATGATAAAGAAAAGGAGGTACAAGATTTTATTGTAGATGTAGAAAAAAAGTTTGATGATTTAGAAAAGGTCCCTGATTTAAAACCTGTTAATGGAAGATTAACCTCTCGTTTTGGCTATAGACAAAATCCTTTTGGACAAAATATGCAATTTCATCAAGGCCTAGACATTGCAAATACATCTGGCACAATAATAGAGGCCGCTGGAAAAGGAGAAATAGTCTTCTCTGATCACAAAAGCGGTTATGGGAAAACCATAATAATTGACCATGGAAACAATTATAAAACATTATATGCACATAATAGTAAACTACTTGTCAACGTGGGGGATATTGTTGAAAAAGGGCAGCCTATTTCAGAAATGGGTTCCACAGGTAGAAGTACTGGTAGTCATTTACATTTTGAAATACATAAAAATGACAATCCTATTGACCCATTTAACCTTTTAAAATAAAAAATAAGGAGGATAATCACATGTTCGGTAAAAAAAGAAAACAGATGAACCATATGATGGATAACTTAGATTCTATTATTGGAGATAACATGATAATAATAGGAGATATTAAAGGAAGTGGCAGTATTAGAATCGATGGTACAGTAGAGGGAGATATTGATTATACTGGAGACATAACTATAGGTGAAACTGGACATATTAAGGGAAATATCATTTGCAACAATATTATAATCGGAGGTAAAATTGACGGAAATATCAATG
It encodes the following:
- a CDS encoding M23 family metallopeptidase; protein product: MKSKRISIVIVPDIEKVKRLSIPKWLPKTILGFLACLLLAISLLIINIHSSYKVLNAKYNEQKEEISLLEKENTNKDEEISNLKSSTETFREKTEEVEEKLEEIDKLQKQLEKMAGVKAPSRGRGIHERADLKDSKPESEMAGLNQVLNDKEKEVQDFIVDVEKKFDDLEKVPDLKPVNGRLTSRFGYRQNPFGQNMQFHQGLDIANTSGTIIEAAGKGEIVFSDHKSGYGKTIIIDHGNNYKTLYAHNSKLLVNVGDIVEKGQPISEMGSTGRSTGSHLHFEIHKNDNPIDPFNLLK
- a CDS encoding polymer-forming cytoskeletal protein, which produces MFGKKRKQMNHMMDNLDSIIGDNMIIIGDIKGSGSIRIDGTVEGDIDYTGDITIGETGHIKGNIICNNIIIGGKIDGNINAKEQLSLLPSGELIGDVEVINLVVNENAIFEGHCKMKQVSETLMFEQPKLASKEKAE